A window of Zingiber officinale cultivar Zhangliang chromosome 5A, Zo_v1.1, whole genome shotgun sequence contains these coding sequences:
- the LOC121980136 gene encoding uncharacterized protein LOC121980136 — protein sequence MTSAMEEALPTSPKTTDGVSNDDSLSSHISSRSRSRSRRFPSSASPAPPSSAVPFSWEQRPGIPKDTSSPESSVANPVLPLPPLIRSHSDLPTPRKKRSAAASSSRGAEVPADPFAAALALCAKGLMDDDDLSVPRGSSLMDEDDLSVPRRSAATVAGRFRIFDFYGSCKATCAVATCFPRPGSLALLSRRP from the coding sequence ATGACGTCGGCGATGGAGGAAGCACTGCCGACCTCGCCGAAGACCACCGACGGAGTATCGAACGACGATTCCCTCTCCTCGCACATTTCCTCACGCTCCCGCTCCCGGTCCCGTCGATTCCCCAGCTCCGCGTCTCCGGCGCCGCCGTCCTCCGCCGTCCCATTCTCCTGGGAGCAACGCCCCGGCATCCCCAAGGACACATCATCCCCGGAGTCTTCCGTCGCCAATCCAGTCCTCCCCCTCCCGCCCCTGATCCGCTCCCACTCCGACCTCCCCACGCCCCGCAAGAAACGTTCCGCCGCCGCCTCTTCCTCGCGGGGCGCGGAAGTCCCTGCTGATCCCTTTGCGGCCGCCCTAGCGCTTTGCGCCAAGGGCCTCATGGATGACGATGACCTTTCCGTCCCGCGGGGATCGTCCCTCATGGATGAGGATGACCTTTCCGTCCCGCGGCGATCGGCCGCAACCGTCGCCGGTCGCTTCCGGATCTTCGATTTCTACGGATCCTGCAAGGCGACGTGCGCCGTAGCGACCTGCTTCCCTCGGCCCGGATCCTTGGCCTTGCTCAGCCGTCGTCCTTGA